One Sporolituus thermophilus DSM 23256 genomic region harbors:
- a CDS encoding aspartate/glutamate racemase family protein, translating into MKKFGLVGGIGPASTLDYYKGITEGYRVRTASDNYPQMIIDSLNLAEMYAYVSNKQWDMFINRLVGSIKNLAAGGAEFAAMAANTAHIVFDEVNSQSPLPLISIVDETCKYAQSKNCKSVVIFGTAFTMSSGLYSNAFAKYGIDAFVPTADEQKAIHNIIFPNLQEGIVLPEDKRTILQIAKRMIAEKNADALILGCTELPLIIQENDLDVLLLDTTQIHIDAILNDMLA; encoded by the coding sequence ATGAAAAAATTTGGACTGGTAGGCGGGATTGGCCCGGCATCCACGTTGGATTACTACAAAGGCATCACCGAGGGTTATCGGGTGAGGACAGCTAGCGACAATTATCCGCAAATGATTATTGACAGCTTAAATCTTGCCGAAATGTACGCTTATGTGTCCAACAAGCAATGGGATATGTTTATTAACCGGTTGGTCGGCTCAATAAAAAATTTGGCGGCCGGTGGGGCCGAGTTTGCGGCCATGGCGGCCAATACTGCCCATATCGTATTCGATGAAGTCAATAGCCAATCCCCTTTGCCCCTTATAAGCATCGTCGACGAAACGTGCAAATACGCACAATCAAAGAATTGCAAAAGCGTTGTGATATTCGGCACGGCTTTTACGATGAGCAGCGGGCTATATTCAAATGCGTTTGCGAAATACGGGATTGATGCATTTGTCCCCACGGCAGATGAGCAAAAGGCGATCCATAATATTATTTTCCCGAATTTGCAAGAGGGCATCGTTTTACCGGAAGATAAAAGGACAATACTACAGATCGCGAAGCGAATGATAGCTGAGAAAAATGCAGATGCGTTGATTCTCGGCTGCACCGAACTGCCGCTTATAATACAGGAAAATGATTTGGACGTTTTGCTTTTGGACACAACGCAGATCCATATTGATGCGATATTAAACGATATGCTTGCATAA
- a CDS encoding pyruvate kinase alpha/beta domain-containing protein, with protein MYWKSAGPIHTAKTVQLAIQKAKESGISSIVVASCSGKTAEMVAGKVENVVCVTHVNGFEKPGTNEMAPQMRAHLTEKGVKLLTTTHVLSGAERGISRKFGGVYPVEIIAHTLRMFGQGVKVCVEIAVMALDAGLIPYGEDVIAIGGTGEGADTAVVIRPAHAANIFDTYIAEIICKP; from the coding sequence ATGTATTGGAAGTCTGCAGGGCCCATTCATACGGCCAAAACAGTGCAATTAGCCATACAAAAAGCTAAAGAGTCCGGAATTAGCTCGATTGTTGTTGCATCTTGCAGCGGAAAAACGGCTGAAATGGTTGCCGGAAAAGTGGAAAATGTGGTGTGTGTAACCCATGTCAACGGCTTTGAAAAACCCGGAACCAACGAGATGGCGCCACAAATGCGCGCCCACCTTACCGAAAAAGGCGTAAAGCTACTAACGACCACGCATGTACTGTCAGGCGCGGAGCGCGGCATCAGCCGTAAATTCGGCGGCGTTTACCCCGTCGAAATCATCGCCCACACGTTGCGCATGTTTGGCCAGGGCGTCAAGGTATGCGTGGAAATCGCCGTCATGGCATTAGACGCCGGACTTATCCCGTACGGTGAAGACGTTATTGCCATTGGCGGTACCGGCGAAGGCGCCGACACGGCCGTGGTAATACGCCCGGCACATGCGGCCAATATTTTCGACACATATATTGCGGAAATTATTTGCAAACCATAG
- a CDS encoding ROK family transcriptional regulator, with the protein MPKAKPPGNVQTIKRLNREAILQCLRENGRLSRASLAKMTSLSKPGVSAIVSELLQEGLLREVGEGASSGGRKPILLELNSDQFFIMAAVFEGMRLELALANLDGAIVAAQSIRVEQSFAGQDLSAYLQECIATFLKTSAVDSERLLGIGVGLPGITRRGSGKISFSPITDWHDWPIKEELEQRFVLPVMVDNDVNLMALGEFYKGAGKGRQHVVYIYVGTGIGAGIILNGQLYRGVADAAGEIGYMMIGRLETRISDKYGTFEGNYSTLALYNRVKKTPGLNHLATDHAENIILKLVREATGCEVARSLLEEACLKWCYGIANVVSVLNPELVILGGDMPYIGAWGIDFIRTNLAKLVPVVPEVQFAELRERAGIMGAVYQVLESDRSLSGSLKNAMRGEGG; encoded by the coding sequence ATGCCAAAAGCTAAGCCGCCCGGAAACGTCCAAACGATAAAACGCTTAAATCGTGAGGCAATACTGCAGTGTCTACGCGAAAATGGCAGGCTGTCCCGCGCGAGTCTGGCAAAGATGACTTCGCTCAGCAAGCCGGGTGTGTCGGCAATTGTCAGTGAGCTATTGCAGGAAGGTTTGCTTAGAGAAGTTGGCGAGGGAGCATCAAGCGGCGGGCGCAAACCAATCCTGCTTGAATTAAATTCCGATCAGTTTTTTATTATGGCGGCAGTCTTTGAGGGCATGAGGCTTGAATTGGCTTTAGCCAACCTTGACGGCGCGATTGTCGCCGCGCAGAGTATTCGTGTTGAACAAAGCTTTGCCGGACAAGATTTATCAGCTTATCTTCAGGAATGTATCGCAACATTTCTTAAAACCAGCGCGGTAGATAGCGAGCGCCTTCTGGGGATTGGGGTTGGTTTGCCGGGCATTACGCGGCGCGGCAGCGGCAAAATAAGCTTTTCGCCGATTACTGACTGGCATGACTGGCCGATTAAAGAAGAACTGGAACAAAGGTTCGTTTTGCCGGTTATGGTTGATAATGATGTCAATCTTATGGCTTTGGGTGAATTTTACAAAGGGGCGGGAAAAGGCCGTCAGCATGTGGTGTATATTTACGTTGGTACCGGCATTGGCGCAGGCATTATATTAAACGGGCAATTATACAGGGGCGTTGCTGACGCGGCCGGTGAGATCGGCTATATGATGATTGGCAGGCTGGAAACGCGGATTAGTGATAAGTATGGAACATTTGAAGGCAACTATTCGACATTGGCGCTTTACAACCGGGTAAAAAAGACGCCGGGGTTAAACCATTTAGCGACTGATCACGCGGAAAATATAATTCTAAAGCTGGTGCGAGAAGCGACTGGCTGTGAGGTTGCTCGGTCGTTGCTGGAAGAGGCATGCCTGAAATGGTGCTATGGCATCGCCAATGTTGTCAGCGTATTGAATCCGGAGTTGGTCATCTTAGGGGGTGATATGCCATATATCGGCGCCTGGGGAATTGACTTTATTCGCACCAACTTGGCCAAGCTAGTGCCGGTTGTTCCCGAGGTGCAGTTTGCCGAGTTGCGCGAACGGGCCGGTATAATGGGGGCAGTCTACCAGGTGCTGGAGTCGGACCGATCTTTGAGTGGTAGCCTGAAAAATGCGATGAGAGGAGAAGGGGGATAA
- a CDS encoding extracellular solute-binding protein, which produces MGSKMKKILACCCGIALMASLAGCGGAKDKAGNAPAQEKKLVIYTARENPVTELVIPKFKQKYPDYDVQVMTMGAQQILERVRAEKNNPQADFWWGGTQAALMTAAKEGLLEAYKPTFADKIPAMYKDSQDRWYGEMLLPEVIMYNDKALKKEDLPKDWDDLLDPKYKGQIIIRGVLPSGTMRTIYSAMIYRQDPNNPQKGYDWLAKLDANTKEYATDPATLYIKLTREEGKLSLWNLQDVLLQREKHGRPLNFALPASGVPILVDGVGIIKGAKHSEAAKKFYEFLFDEQLQIELAHKTYQIPTRTDISKDKMPDWYKGLNLKPLNIDWLVLAEKEKEWMQYWDQNIKGKGAK; this is translated from the coding sequence ATGGGTAGCAAAATGAAAAAAATTTTGGCATGTTGCTGTGGCATTGCGTTGATGGCGAGTCTTGCAGGTTGCGGCGGCGCCAAGGACAAGGCGGGCAATGCGCCGGCCCAAGAAAAGAAACTGGTTATTTACACAGCAAGGGAAAATCCGGTGACCGAGCTGGTAATCCCGAAGTTCAAGCAGAAATACCCCGACTACGATGTCCAAGTTATGACGATGGGGGCACAGCAAATTTTGGAGCGGGTGCGGGCCGAAAAGAATAATCCCCAAGCCGATTTCTGGTGGGGCGGTACGCAGGCGGCATTAATGACGGCTGCCAAAGAAGGATTGCTGGAAGCTTACAAACCGACATTTGCCGATAAGATTCCCGCCATGTATAAGGATAGTCAGGACCGTTGGTATGGAGAAATGTTGTTGCCGGAAGTTATCATGTACAATGATAAGGCATTGAAAAAAGAAGATTTGCCCAAAGATTGGGATGATTTGCTCGACCCCAAATACAAGGGACAAATAATCATCCGGGGCGTACTGCCTTCCGGTACGATGCGGACAATTTATTCGGCCATGATTTACCGTCAAGACCCCAACAATCCGCAAAAGGGGTATGATTGGCTGGCGAAACTTGATGCTAACACTAAGGAATACGCGACTGATCCTGCCACGCTCTATATCAAGTTGACCCGCGAGGAAGGCAAATTAAGTCTATGGAATTTACAGGACGTGCTGCTGCAGCGGGAAAAACACGGCCGGCCGTTGAATTTCGCGCTACCTGCCAGTGGCGTGCCTATCCTGGTTGATGGTGTTGGCATTATAAAAGGTGCCAAACACAGCGAGGCCGCCAAGAAGTTCTATGAATTTTTATTTGACGAGCAATTGCAAATAGAACTAGCGCATAAGACTTATCAAATCCCAACCAGAACAGATATTAGCAAGGATAAAATGCCCGATTGGTATAAAGGCTTAAATCTCAAGCCGCTGAACATCGATTGGCTGGTATTGGCGGAAAAGGAAAAAGAATGGATGCAATATTGGGATCAAAATATTAAAGGTAAAGGTGCAAAATAG
- a CDS encoding ABC transporter ATP-binding protein has product MLGITLENVSKRFDQVTAVEDINVQIKAGEFFTFLGPSGCGKTTTLRMIAGFYYPSTGCIKFGDRDVTFLPPNKRNIGMVFQNYALFPHMTVAENIAFGLEVRKMSRDAIRTKVAKALDLVRLSGLGDRKINQLSGGQQQRVALARAIVIEPDILLLDEPLSNLDAKLREETRAEIKRLQLELGITTIYVTHDQAEAMALSDRIMVMNAGKVQQIGDPISVYARPSNRFVASFIGETNLITATVEEVNGGDVVVKAANHKLVGLRSNANKGVSFAPGSRVVLSIRPEAFRLVNDEDVANIVRGKVGLAEFAGISVSYLVQAEQIAVKAMVINSGFQVLNRGEEIALTVNKNDIYFVE; this is encoded by the coding sequence ATGTTAGGAATAACCCTGGAAAATGTATCCAAAAGATTTGACCAGGTTACGGCAGTGGAAGACATAAATGTCCAAATTAAAGCGGGGGAATTTTTTACTTTTCTAGGGCCGAGCGGCTGCGGCAAAACGACCACGCTGCGCATGATTGCGGGGTTTTATTATCCTAGTACAGGCTGCATCAAGTTCGGCGACCGCGATGTTACTTTTTTGCCGCCCAACAAACGCAATATAGGCATGGTTTTTCAAAATTACGCGCTCTTTCCCCATATGACGGTTGCGGAAAATATTGCGTTTGGCCTTGAAGTGAGAAAAATGAGCAGAGATGCAATCCGTACCAAGGTTGCTAAAGCGCTGGATTTAGTACGCCTAAGCGGGTTAGGCGACAGAAAGATTAATCAGCTGTCAGGAGGGCAACAGCAGCGGGTGGCTTTAGCCAGAGCAATCGTGATTGAGCCGGATATTCTGCTTTTAGACGAGCCGTTGTCAAACCTTGACGCGAAACTGCGGGAAGAAACCCGCGCCGAGATAAAAAGGCTGCAGCTGGAATTAGGGATAACCACCATCTATGTTACGCATGACCAAGCCGAAGCCATGGCGCTTTCCGACCGGATCATGGTCATGAACGCAGGTAAAGTCCAGCAGATTGGCGACCCTATAAGCGTCTATGCACGCCCTAGCAATAGATTTGTTGCTTCCTTTATTGGCGAAACCAACCTTATAACTGCTACGGTCGAGGAAGTAAACGGCGGCGATGTTGTCGTTAAAGCGGCCAACCATAAGCTTGTAGGGCTGCGCAGCAATGCCAATAAAGGCGTATCGTTCGCTCCTGGCAGTCGCGTGGTGCTTTCGATTAGACCGGAAGCTTTCCGTCTTGTCAATGATGAGGACGTGGCCAATATCGTCCGCGGCAAAGTTGGCCTGGCTGAGTTTGCAGGCATTAGCGTCAGCTATCTTGTCCAGGCTGAACAAATAGCGGTCAAAGCCATGGTTATTAATTCCGGATTTCAGGTTTTAAACCGCGGCGAGGAGATAGCGCTGACCGTAAATAAAAATGATATTTATTTTGTGGAATAG
- a CDS encoding ABC transporter permease, protein MKRWAMITTSPWFVYVLIAPLALVLAGYVVYPMLQTFWESLQTETGLSGINYLNFFDWQHSSHLEALLTSIFISVLSVVSCGIVGVTMAFLLTRYDFPGRRILSVLVMAPMGLPPLVGVLSFVFLFSESGIIPRLIKELFGLAQVPFYLKGIAGVIAVHTFTMYTYFYMTASAALAGFDHSLEEAAYSLGASRWQVWRKIILPMLTPAIISASLLVFMMSMASYTAPLIFGIERTMTMQIYLSRTNGNLDMAATQSVILSSVSIALLFIMRWYQERRNYINQSKGVSAHRSEITSRLGRMAAIVLSVIGVVILLLPIFTIVLLSFVVEASWTTQALPPHYTFDHYFKLFTDSRTWAPIRTSFEMSMLATIGNVVFGVAAAYLMSRFDFKGKYLMDMIIMIPWALPGTVVAINLIAAFNQPTLWSLNQVLVGTYWILPLAYFVRNLPLVFRSSAATFAQFDPSIEDAARSLGASWWYSFRRVVLPVTASGILAGTLLAFVQGVGEFVASILLFTVNTTPLSVAIFQRMYAYEIGAACAYGTLQIVMIATVLFVTQKLTGDKMGTSCS, encoded by the coding sequence ATGAAGCGCTGGGCAATGATTACTACCTCGCCATGGTTTGTCTATGTTTTGATTGCGCCATTAGCGCTTGTTCTAGCCGGTTATGTAGTTTATCCCATGCTGCAGACATTTTGGGAAAGCCTACAGACCGAAACCGGTTTATCGGGCATTAACTACCTTAATTTTTTTGACTGGCAACATAGTTCGCATCTTGAGGCCTTATTGACCAGTATTTTTATATCGGTGTTGAGCGTAGTCTCTTGCGGTATAGTCGGCGTTACGATGGCGTTTCTGTTGACTCGCTATGACTTCCCCGGGCGAAGAATATTGTCCGTCTTGGTCATGGCGCCGATGGGTTTGCCCCCGCTTGTTGGCGTGTTATCTTTTGTTTTCCTGTTCAGTGAAAGCGGGATAATTCCGCGCTTAATTAAAGAACTTTTTGGTTTAGCGCAAGTGCCGTTTTATCTAAAAGGCATCGCCGGCGTTATCGCTGTGCATACGTTTACTATGTACACGTATTTTTATATGACTGCTTCGGCAGCACTCGCCGGGTTTGACCATTCCTTGGAAGAAGCCGCCTACAGTCTGGGGGCCAGTAGGTGGCAAGTTTGGCGCAAAATTATTTTGCCAATGCTTACGCCGGCAATTATTTCCGCTTCGTTGCTCGTATTTATGATGTCGATGGCTTCATATACCGCTCCGTTGATTTTTGGCATCGAACGGACAATGACCATGCAGATTTATTTATCGCGGACAAACGGCAATTTGGATATGGCGGCGACGCAGTCCGTGATATTATCTAGTGTTTCAATCGCTTTGCTGTTTATTATGCGTTGGTACCAAGAACGGCGCAATTATATCAACCAGAGTAAAGGCGTCAGTGCGCATCGCAGCGAGATAACAAGCCGCTTGGGGAGAATGGCTGCCATCGTATTGTCGGTGATTGGCGTTGTAATTTTGTTGCTGCCTATCTTTACCATTGTTTTATTATCTTTTGTCGTGGAAGCGAGTTGGACTACCCAAGCGCTGCCGCCGCACTATACGTTTGATCATTATTTTAAGCTGTTTACCGACAGCCGAACTTGGGCGCCAATTCGCACTAGTTTTGAAATGAGCATGCTTGCGACAATCGGCAATGTAGTATTCGGCGTGGCAGCGGCCTACCTGATGTCTCGTTTTGATTTTAAAGGGAAATATTTGATGGACATGATTATTATGATACCTTGGGCGCTGCCAGGCACGGTCGTAGCCATTAACCTTATCGCCGCCTTTAATCAGCCAACGTTATGGAGTCTGAACCAGGTGCTGGTAGGTACGTACTGGATCTTACCCTTAGCATATTTTGTCCGAAATTTACCGCTTGTGTTTCGGTCAAGCGCGGCGACATTCGCTCAGTTTGATCCTTCGATCGAAGATGCAGCGCGCAGCCTTGGCGCATCATGGTGGTACAGTTTTCGGCGGGTAGTGTTGCCTGTAACGGCAAGCGGCATATTAGCCGGAACATTGCTGGCCTTTGTGCAGGGCGTCGGCGAGTTTGTAGCATCAATTTTGTTGTTTACGGTCAATACCACGCCACTATCGGTGGCAATTTTCCAGCGCATGTACGCCTATGAGATTGGCGCTGCCTGCGCCTACGGGACGCTGCAGATTGTGATGATTGCGACCGTACTATTTGTTACGCAAAAACTTACCGGCGACAAGATGGGAACGTCTTGCAGTTAG